One window from the genome of Acidaminococcales bacterium encodes:
- a CDS encoding UvrD-helicase domain-containing protein, with protein sequence MGKYLEGLNAEQQKAVFMTEGAVRVIAGAGTGKTRTLTARFCYIVSALGIAPENVFCVTFTNRAANEMKRRVRFALGDMDLGFISTFHSFCVRLLKEDAHALNYPKNFVILDVEDQKEMLLKIFADMKLTLRDATVRRTIDNVLEAKKLCASTYIDDIYELDNERLKAKFARAKDREEEIFLRYLYEQKKCFGCDFNDLINFAAYILERFPAVRSKWQDRMQYVMVDEFQDVSEKQYKIARVLSEKHGNLFIVGDPDQTIYSWRGSHVKMFLDFDKLYPAARTFTLAVNYRSTPEILKAADTLIEKNAIRFPKKLITSKDSGKRPLYYHAAGVREEAAWIYGQIRELAAAGASLGEVAVLYRAHYQTRALEECFIQKGLPYKIFSGVEFYGRREIKDIICYLRMVTIGDDAAFLRTIGAPPRKIGKRKMGFLKEYAEQRDISLYDALKENLSGDLLRGTQAARYAEAIELVREKRGGMAMGDALQMLLDLSGYEEFLRLQGDQERLDNVAELKRAVESADKDEDAILEDFLAQAALFTNLDRGGASETVKLMTVHAAKGMEFAHVFVCGLNEGVFPSRLTDTPEGMDEERRLAYVAMTRAGERLFLSSSEGAAGDGIFKYPSRFIFDAGKENLDYVAALDAALEESAKKHIEYSAELLKSRERSFGLGDQVVHPVFGIGEITGVNLAGSYYRVCFAGLKTERNVQFAADLKEYGGEKTGDGQKAPPPQK encoded by the coding sequence TTGGGAAAATATCTTGAAGGCCTGAATGCAGAGCAGCAGAAGGCGGTTTTCATGACCGAAGGGGCGGTGCGGGTGATTGCCGGCGCGGGAACCGGCAAGACGCGCACTTTGACCGCACGGTTCTGTTATATTGTCTCCGCGCTCGGCATAGCGCCGGAAAACGTCTTTTGCGTTACTTTTACCAACAGGGCGGCCAACGAGATGAAACGCCGGGTGCGCTTCGCGCTCGGCGACATGGATTTGGGCTTCATATCTACTTTTCACTCTTTCTGCGTTCGGCTGCTGAAAGAGGACGCGCACGCGCTTAATTATCCGAAGAATTTTGTCATCCTTGACGTTGAGGACCAAAAAGAAATGCTGCTGAAAATTTTCGCCGACATGAAACTGACCTTGCGCGACGCCACCGTCAGGCGAACGATAGACAATGTTCTGGAAGCGAAAAAACTTTGCGCGTCAACTTATATTGACGACATTTACGAATTGGACAACGAGCGGCTCAAAGCCAAATTTGCCCGGGCAAAGGACCGGGAGGAAGAAATATTCCTGCGTTACCTTTATGAGCAAAAAAAGTGCTTTGGCTGCGATTTCAACGACCTCATAAACTTCGCCGCCTATATACTGGAGCGGTTTCCCGCCGTTCGGTCGAAATGGCAGGACAGGATGCAATACGTCATGGTGGATGAGTTTCAGGACGTCAGCGAGAAACAATACAAAATCGCGCGCGTCCTTTCCGAAAAGCACGGCAATTTATTTATCGTCGGCGACCCTGACCAGACCATTTATTCCTGGCGCGGCTCGCACGTCAAAATGTTTTTGGATTTCGACAAGCTGTACCCTGCCGCGCGGACGTTTACGCTGGCGGTCAATTACCGTTCTACGCCGGAAATATTGAAAGCGGCGGATACCCTGATCGAGAAAAATGCCATAAGGTTTCCTAAGAAACTAATCACGAGCAAGGACAGCGGCAAACGGCCGCTGTACTATCACGCCGCCGGCGTCCGGGAGGAAGCGGCGTGGATTTATGGGCAAATCCGCGAATTGGCTGCGGCCGGCGCGTCCCTTGGCGAAGTCGCCGTGCTGTACCGCGCGCATTACCAAACGCGGGCGCTGGAAGAATGTTTTATCCAAAAAGGCCTGCCTTACAAGATATTCAGCGGCGTGGAGTTTTACGGGCGCCGGGAAATCAAAGACATTATATGCTATCTGCGCATGGTTACGATAGGCGACGATGCGGCGTTTTTGCGGACGATTGGCGCGCCGCCGCGCAAAATAGGGAAAAGGAAAATGGGCTTTTTGAAAGAATACGCGGAGCAAAGGGATATATCGCTTTATGACGCGCTGAAAGAAAACCTGAGCGGGGACTTGCTGCGGGGGACGCAGGCGGCGCGTTATGCGGAAGCGATTGAGCTTGTCCGGGAAAAGCGCGGGGGCATGGCGATGGGCGACGCGCTGCAAATGCTGCTTGATTTGAGCGGCTATGAGGAATTTCTGCGATTGCAGGGCGATCAGGAACGGCTGGACAACGTGGCCGAGCTAAAGCGCGCGGTAGAAAGCGCGGACAAGGACGAAGACGCCATTTTGGAGGATTTCCTCGCGCAAGCTGCCCTTTTCACCAATCTTGACCGCGGCGGCGCAAGCGAAACGGTCAAGCTCATGACAGTGCACGCCGCCAAAGGCATGGAATTTGCGCATGTGTTTGTTTGCGGGCTGAATGAAGGCGTTTTCCCGAGCCGGCTGACGGATACGCCCGAAGGCATGGACGAAGAGCGGCGGCTGGCTTACGTGGCGATGACCCGCGCCGGGGAGCGGCTTTTTCTTTCCAGTTCCGAGGGGGCGGCGGGCGACGGGATTTTTAAATATCCGTCGCGGTTTATTTTCGACGCGGGAAAAGAAAACTTAGATTACGTGGCAGCGCTTGACGCCGCCTTGGAGGAAAGCGCCAAAAAGCACATAGAATACAGCGCGGAGTTGTTAAAAAGCAGGGAGCGGAGTTTCGGCCTAGGCGATCAAGTCGTCCACCCCGTTTTCGGCATCGGCGAAATCACCGGCGTAAATCTCGCCGGCTCTTATTACCGCGTATGTTTTGCGGGGCTGAAGACGGAACGCAACGTGCAGTTCGCCGCGGATCTAAAAGAATACGGCGGGGAAAAAACCGGCGATGGGCAAAAAGCCCCGCCTCCTCAAAAATGA
- a CDS encoding LysE family transporter, which translates to MFSWLSFLSYTVIMAYTPGPINIMSMNNVKNIGLANSILFNFGNYVGHFLVMLECLAFSKILFTILPQIQFPMKIMGATYLAYLMAKTIMPSAKERPAKENRKRNFIVGALLQLINVKVILFGLTAMTSYLLPHFKSAPALILFCLLMSSIQLTGNICWTLFGTLLDKIFKNQKALLNAIMSMMLLYCIIRLFV; encoded by the coding sequence ATGTTTTCTTGGCTTTCTTTTCTCTCTTATACTGTCATAATGGCTTATACGCCGGGGCCAATCAATATAATGTCAATGAACAACGTGAAAAACATTGGCCTGGCAAACAGTATATTGTTCAATTTTGGCAATTATGTCGGGCATTTTTTGGTAATGCTGGAGTGTTTGGCTTTTTCAAAGATTTTATTTACGATACTCCCGCAAATACAATTTCCAATGAAAATAATGGGGGCAACATATTTGGCCTATTTAATGGCAAAAACAATAATGCCGTCCGCAAAAGAGCGCCCTGCCAAAGAAAACAGGAAAAGAAATTTTATTGTCGGGGCATTATTGCAGCTAATTAACGTGAAGGTGATACTTTTTGGATTAACCGCAATGACATCGTATCTATTGCCGCATTTCAAAAGTGCCCCGGCGTTAATTTTATTTTGTTTGTTGATGTCCTCGATACAATTGACGGGAAATATATGTTGGACTTTATTTGGGACGCTGCTGGATAAAATATTTAAAAACCAAAAAGCATTATTAAATGCAATAATGTCAATGATGTTGCTTTATTGCATCATAAGATTGTTTGTATGA
- a CDS encoding methyl-accepting chemotaxis protein translates to MKSIKGKLLCAVISLFVISIALIVTFTTMQLTRSMRQRIREDVIFSGNGIEKVLVSHRNSVLSTAKVLASLNGLPEAIAAGDGAKARSLLTALSKETDVDVIIVVNKQGTVVARTHDAKAGDNIAGRPEVRGALAGQSGTLMESTELTKFSIRAAVPVYSGSAIVGMLLCGMDALKPSFVDTVKDLYGSDCTIFIGETRESTTIMQDGKRAIGTKADPHIVEQVLGKGQVYIGEAEILGKPFMTIYKPIKIEKSDKPIGMYFSGISLAEVNDSRNETILTNVAIAAVTFLVCIAAIVLIVKKITKPIPLIAQVVEVMSKGDLRNKMEIKSSDELGVLARQFSHMEQILREMLGNIINSANTLAASARQLSGHAESSSSSIGQISELASKMTEGAAKQVSEITLTKKTLDYMSERMEQTSSNAQQVADFTQNAVAAAETGRHAITQAVVQMQTIVADTDKVQTAVSNLSESSSQINQIIEVISAIAGQTNLLALNAAIEAARAGEQGRGFAVVAEEVRKLAEESEKAAISIKNLLQVNQSNINMAVEAMQRNSSGVKDGIEVVTAAGASFNDIVSAIAEVTGKIGSIVTEVKDLSQESETISATADNVYAISKKAAEQAENVLSVIEEQTAVNHEMASASHDLADIANGLNEQMSYFKIS, encoded by the coding sequence TTGAAATCCATTAAGGGCAAACTGCTTTGCGCGGTTATTTCGCTTTTTGTCATTTCAATTGCGCTCATCGTTACTTTTACGACCATGCAGCTTACAAGGAGCATGCGCCAGAGAATCCGCGAAGATGTCATTTTCAGCGGCAACGGCATAGAAAAGGTATTGGTTTCCCACCGTAACAGCGTGCTGTCCACCGCCAAGGTGTTGGCTTCCCTGAACGGCTTGCCGGAGGCCATAGCCGCCGGCGACGGCGCAAAAGCGCGCAGCCTCTTGACTGCCCTTTCCAAGGAGACCGACGTTGACGTGATCATTGTCGTCAACAAACAAGGGACAGTAGTGGCCAGGACGCACGATGCCAAAGCGGGCGACAACATAGCCGGGCGCCCGGAGGTGCGCGGCGCCCTGGCCGGGCAGTCCGGTACGCTTATGGAATCGACTGAATTGACTAAATTCTCCATCAGGGCCGCCGTGCCGGTATACAGCGGCAGCGCCATCGTCGGCATGCTCCTTTGCGGCATGGACGCGTTAAAACCTTCCTTTGTCGATACGGTAAAGGATCTTTACGGAAGCGATTGTACGATTTTTATCGGCGAAACAAGGGAATCGACGACGATCATGCAGGACGGCAAGAGGGCCATCGGCACCAAGGCCGACCCCCACATCGTTGAACAGGTATTGGGCAAAGGGCAGGTTTATATCGGCGAGGCGGAAATTTTGGGCAAACCTTTCATGACCATCTACAAGCCGATCAAAATCGAAAAATCCGACAAGCCCATCGGCATGTACTTTTCCGGCATTTCCCTGGCAGAAGTTAACGACAGCCGCAACGAAACCATATTGACTAACGTTGCCATAGCCGCCGTTACCTTCCTTGTCTGTATTGCCGCCATTGTTTTGATCGTCAAAAAAATAACCAAGCCCATACCCCTTATTGCGCAAGTAGTGGAAGTCATGTCCAAAGGCGACCTTCGGAATAAGATGGAGATAAAATCTTCCGATGAGCTTGGCGTCTTGGCGCGCCAGTTCAGCCACATGGAACAAATCCTGCGGGAGATGCTCGGCAACATAATCAATTCCGCCAACACGCTGGCAGCGTCCGCCAGGCAATTGTCCGGCCACGCCGAAAGTTCCAGTTCGTCCATCGGGCAAATCAGCGAGCTTGCATCCAAAATGACGGAAGGAGCGGCCAAGCAGGTTTCGGAAATAACCCTGACCAAGAAAACGCTTGACTATATGTCGGAGCGCATGGAGCAAACATCAAGCAACGCGCAGCAAGTGGCCGATTTTACCCAAAACGCCGTTGCGGCGGCCGAAACCGGCCGCCACGCCATCACGCAGGCCGTCGTGCAAATGCAGACGATCGTTGCGGATACGGATAAAGTGCAAACGGCGGTTTCCAACCTGAGCGAAAGTTCCTCGCAAATAAACCAGATCATAGAAGTCATATCGGCCATCGCCGGGCAGACCAATCTTTTGGCGCTCAACGCGGCGATTGAGGCGGCCCGCGCGGGCGAGCAGGGGCGTGGTTTCGCCGTCGTGGCCGAAGAAGTGAGAAAACTTGCCGAAGAATCCGAAAAAGCCGCCATCAGCATCAAAAACCTTTTGCAGGTGAACCAGTCCAACATCAACATGGCGGTAGAGGCCATGCAAAGAAATTCCAGCGGCGTGAAAGACGGCATAGAAGTGGTAACTGCGGCGGGGGCTTCTTTCAACGACATAGTGAGCGCGATCGCCGAGGTAACCGGCAAAATCGGCTCCATCGTAACCGAAGTGAAGGACCTTAGCCAAGAGAGCGAAACGATCAGCGCAACAGCGGACAACGTATACGCCATCAGCAAAAAAGCGGCCGAGCAGGCGGAAAACGTGCTGTCGGTCATTGAGGAGCAGACGGCGGTAAACCACGAAATGGCCTCCGCCAGCCACGACTTGGCGGATATAGCCAATGGCCTTAACGAACAGATGAGCTATTTCAAAATAAGCTGA